GTGAGTTTGAAAGACTCTTTAAAGGGTGCGAGGAGAACCCCGAAGACTTCAATGGTTGGGTCTACCTGCTGCAGCATGTGGAGCAAGAGGTAGgagaaaatgtgcacacatgctcAGTTTGTATATTATTCAAATTTAACAGAAGGTTTATCACAATCATGTCCTTAAATTTCAATATAAGTGGATTATTGTACTTAGCCGGACTAGTAACTTATTGTATCTTTTTGCTGATACTTCATTGCAGAATGTCCTCACTGCTGTGAGAAAGGCGTTTGATGTATTCTTCCTGCATTATCCCTACTGCTATGGCTACTGGAAGAAGTATGCTGATATTGAGAAAAAGCACGACAATATACAGGTTGCAGAAGAGGTAAGAATAAATATCTTTTGAACacgtttttttgtttccttttctaCCCTTTTActgtctgtgcttgtgtctAATAGAATATTTGATTGCTCACCAGCTGGACTGTTCTGGTCTTCTCCCTGTTACTTATCCCATTACTATATTGCTACACTGATTCAGCACCATGTGCTTGTACCAAAGTCTTGGTCCTTAAGAGACTGCGTACAGGCAGTTTAAGAGGGACACTTTTATGAATGCAATAAAATTGCTCCCAGCATTGACAGGCTTGTTTGCGTTTGGTCTCTCCCAAGGTGTACAGAAGAGGCTTGCAGGCCATCCCTCTCAGTGTGGATCTGTGGCTGCACTACCTGACCTACATCAAAGAGAACTCAGATCCTAGTGACCCAGAGACTGAAGGGCGCATTAGAGCGTGAGTAAATTACTGAAGTTAATCAAATTTTTGATATGTCATGTTTGAATTGCAATGGGATAATGAGACAACAAGTGGTTGCATAAGATTCACAATTCTTCCATTTATTTTCTCCCATTAGTGCCTATGAACATGCTGTGCTTGCAGCAGGCACGGACTTCCGCTCAGACCGTCTGTGGGAATCCTTCATCAACTGGGAGACAGAGCAGCAAAAGCTGGATAACGTCACTGCCGTCTATGATCGCATCTTGGGCATCCCAACCCAGCTGTATTCCCAGCACTTTCAGAGGTAGGgaggaaacagaataaaagtcTGGATGCACTCATGTGATTTTTATCAGCTCTGCAGTTATACTCCAGAGACACAGGTTATCTGTAGCTGGGGAAAAAGCAATTTTCTTCTGAATGTAAAGTTACTATAGCATTGACCAGAATATGGCCCTCTCTTTGTAGCACTCAGCTCTACGCTACACAAAGAGAGACTTTATTATCCTTTAAGCCATTTTAACCAAGATAACATTAACACCATTAGAAACCTTCCATTGAGTTGAATCTTCTTCTTTACCTGTTTTCAATCTTTGTAGGTTCAAAGATCACGTGCAGAACAACAACCCCAAACACTCCTTGTCGGAAGAGGAGTTTGTCCAGCTGAGGCTCGAGCTCTCTAAAGCCAGCCTAATGGCAATGATCTGCGAAGATGGGGAGATGCCTGCTGCGCAGGAGGATCTACCGCCTGGTACAGATGATCTCCAAGACCCTGCTAAGGTATAAATCCAGTTGCCAATCATGGAGGGAGGCACatttacaaaaccaaaaaaactgCTTGCAGGGTTTAGCAGGAGCTTGCCTGTTCTCCATGatgagaaggaaagaaagcTTTGTTGAGGTTTGAAGAGGTGTCTTTATGTCAGCAGCCAAGCCAATGAATGCCAGGGGGGATTCAAGTTGGCATCCAGTCAGGGACTCGCCCTAAAACTTAAAGGATCAACCGTGACCCATTGACCCAGCATCTGCACCTAGAGGCTGACATGCAGGGTGCATACATACCTCCCCCCTCTGCAGGCTTCTTGTCTCTGGCAAGCTCATGGTGACGTAAATCCTTGCCTGCAGGACTCGCAGTTTTTACATCAAGTGGAGAATGTGACACAGTGACTGGGGCACAATGATGTtgaccatgttttttttgtgtgtgtttatgtagaGAGTAACGGAGATCGAGAACATGCGCCACAAGGTGATTGAGGTTCGGCAGGAGGTGTTCAACCACAACGAGCATGAAGTCAGCAAGCGCTGGGCCTTTGAGGAAGGGGTGTGTAACTTGTTTTCTCACTACAATGtgaattattttacatttttatgctttATGTTCTATTTATTCTTTGACACTGTTTTACAATTATTTATGTCTCTTTAGATTAAGAGACCATACTTCCACGTCAAAGCCTTAGAGAAGACCCAGCTGAACAACTGGAAGGAGTACCTGGactttgaaattgaaaatgggACTCCGGAGCGCGTTGTTGTTCTCTTTGAACGATGCCTCATCGCTTGTGCACTCTACGAAGAGTTCTGGACCAAGGTAATGCGACCTTGaacctctctctcactcctgctATCTTCCTGCACTTCCCCACCAACGATGATATCACAACGACACAGTAAATCGTCCTGCACTCTCTTTGCGTGTAACGTTGATATGTGACTGTATCTGTTGTATTAGGGGATGGCCAGCTTGCCACACAAGATTTGACTGCAGCATTTGCCAACTACTACGTTGCATCTTCTTCGTCTCCCACTACCTTACAGAAACTTATCTAATTGGTTCCATGAAGGTGCTGATGGGTTTACACAGAAAATTTCTAAAAACGATCTTGTCAATGAAGaaattcactgttttctgtcaacTGAAATTTTaggtttaaaatgtgttgtctcttttgcctttctctttcttctctgttctttttttctgtcctctcctgcaTTTCTTCCAACtcgctttctctttttcactctgaAGTATGCAAAATATCTAGAGGGCTACAGCATTGACGGAGTGAGACATGTCTACAAGAAGGCGTGCACCATCCACCTGCCCAAGAAACCCTCCATCCACCTGCTGTGGGCAGCCTTTGAGGAGCAGCAAGGTGAGTGAAACTCGCATGCAAATTAAACGCTGTCAAATTACCAAGGAGTATGAGGGGAAGTCTCTCTGTGGGCGTGACCCCTCAGGCTCTGACTACAATGCAGACTTTTAAAGACAAAGTTGTAGGTAATCTGACTTGAGTCCTGATAGTACTCTGCTGTTTGCCTAGGCAACGTGGAGGAGGCTCGTGGCATCCTGAAGTCCCTGGAGGCATCAGTCCCTGGTCTGGCCATGGTGCGCCTTCGGAGGGTCAGTCTTGAGCGTCGCCATGGTAACTTGGACGAAGCTGAGGCGCTGTTGAGGGAGGCCATGGAGTCTGCGAAGACTGCTACTGAGACATCGTTTTATGCTGTGAAGCTGGCCAGGCAGCAGATGAAGGTGCAGAAAAGTCTGAGCAAGGCCAGGAAGGTGCTGCTGGATGCCATCGAAAAAGACCAGGTGAGAGCTGGTTGATGGTTCGTGACATAATGTGATAGAGCCCCATTGAATCCTAAAATGTTGCCATATGACACAGTGTCAACCCCCCTCACATCACTGAAAGACTGTTTTACACTTCtaatttttgtatttgcatAACTTGCAAGAATTGCATTCATATTTATCTGAGTTAAGTTAAACTGTGTTGAAATCAGTTACTGGAGCGTTAATGTAATTGTACCACTTCCCACTATGCCTGTATTGCTGTAGTAGTGACATGcatataaatatttatgtgGATTTTACAGACGAATCCAAAACTTTATCTGAACCTGCTTGAGCTGGAATACAGTGGAGACGTGACACAGAACGAGGCCGAGATCTTGGCTTGTTTTGACCGAGCCCTGAACAGCCCAATGCCCCTCGAGTCCCGCCTCCTCTTCTGCCAGCGCAAGGTGGAGTTCCTCGAGGACTTTGGCAGTGACATCAATGCgtgagttttttttgttacttttagaTGCAATGTAAATGgatacattaaaaaataaaaatcttgcCATCTTTGATATTGAATAATTTTCTTTCATCTACATCTTTTCAGGCTTGTGGCTGCATATGAGGAACATCAGAAACTACAAAAAGAGAGCGAACCCTCAAAGAGGAAAGCGGAGAACGGGTATGACAGGTGGATATGGGAACAGGGCTTGGGTCACACCAAcacatcatcattttcacacattctTCTATGTTCCAATTAAATCGTGGCGCTTCAACCAGAGTGTTCTGTAGTTGGTTATTCATTATTCCACAGCAAATGCATAGTGGATGTTTAACAGTAGCTAAACATCATCTAAAAAGTTATTAATGTAGTTTATTTCACGGTGAACCACTTTACAAGGGATTTTACTGACAGAAACCGTTTGTCTCCAGCTCTCAAGAACCTGAGGCCAAGAGACAGCGTGTGGATGACAGTTCCGCGGTTGCAACAAACGCAATGACAGACGCACAAAACAACTCTGCATACAACTACAACTGGTATCAGGTGGGTTTGAGCAGTGTGACGCTGGAAAAAAGGCTTCCTTACACTCAGTTCATGTTACACCAAGAACACATGGCTATTTAGAgcatttatttgtatattttagtACAAActtaatttaatcaaaatgtgCAGACAAAACTATACCAGATTTGAGATCGTGTTTTAAGCTTGAGATCACTTTCatgacttttttccccccacccccttctctcctttttaGCAGCAGTACGGTGCATGGGGACAGAACTCCTGGGGCCAGTACAACCAATATGCCCAGTACAACCAGTActaccctcctcctccaacatGATGGACAAAATCCTGACATGAAGATGGAGACTCAGAGGAAAGCATCCTTTCTGACCTGCCTACATCTCTGAACAGGGCTACTTAACAGGGCGTCATGGAGATTTCAGTCCAACCACCGAAGCTGATTTGTTCCTTCTTTCTGGAGAAAGTGTGCTAATTAGTTAAATTACACTTTGTAGCCATTGTTTGGAATATAATACACTTGACCCTCCATGGCAGTCATGTTGATcagtcatgtttaaaaaaacaacttaattgCTACATCTATCATCTCCAACACTGGCTGCATTTTTGGGTTCTTTAATGCATGTTATTTGTGAAGGCAGATTTCTTTTTCCGTGTGATAAAGGCTTTTTAATTTTTAGATGGGATGACTTAGTTTGGTCTCTTTCTTTGTGTACGAGGTTTAAACTTGTAAAGGCGGCAGTCATTGATGTCCCTCTGAGCCGTGTATTTCTCCTTCTCGAGCTGAaagatttttaatatttcatggttATGTTTCcataaacaaaatgaagagttcctccttttttttttattttgacttgaTTTCATAATAAAGAGATTGATATCCTGAAGATGTCCCTTGTTGAGctcataatttttatttattcctaaATGTCTCAAAGGATTTCTGAAGATCCTGAGCTTGAACATCAACAGACACACAATCTGCAGCACAGACATCTTTTCCACACGTTTACAATCCAATACAAATGACTGGTACTTAATAGCTGATTAAACCTTTATTGAACAGTAATTCACAGTGATACTAAAGAGCTGACAGCTTAATTTTTCCTGCTGAGTCAAGTGTTGgggtttttaaaataaaatgcccAAATAAACGTAGGTCTGGTCAAACCACAGGCCATTTATAATAACCTAGATAGACAATATattgcattaaaacaaaattgaGACACAATCATTAAATCAACTGTGTTGATTAAAACGACGTTAAAAGAAACTAATtgaaaaaacaattatttaaattGTGCATCAGTCCAAAGTACGAGGGGCGTGGCCTCATACAATGCTACGTAAGACCGCACATGCGCAGTGTCGCCCGTCGAACAGCCCTTTTTATGCTTAGCGTTGAACGACTAGCATCAAACGAGGTAAGGCCTGATGAATTTAAGTGAAAAACCCGAATTATGTTTATCCTTGATAGACTTTTTTACGATAATATAGCACGTGTGCCACCCCTTTCTCAGTGTAATACCTTATTTTGGACAGTTAGGTTACATTTCATGTGGTTTTAAGCAACTTTGTGAAACGCGTGCCCCATGTGGCTAGTTAAGCTAGCATAGCATTAGCAAGAAACGAAGAGACACGGACTCCCGGCACGCTGCTTTGCAGTGGTTCTTGTATGTTTACTTCATGCTAGCTTTGTGTCGGAGTATAATCTGTCAGTGTATTTCCATGTTTAATTTATTAAGTAATTCCAGACACGGATATAACGTGGCGGGTTTGTTAGCCACTGTTTGCTGTCACCAATAAATTCAACGCCATACGCTTATTTCCGCCATAGCAATATTGATGTCTGAAGTTCAAGGGtcgttttgtgttttttcagcatCAAGATGCAGCTCTTTTTGCGTGCCCAGAACACCCACACCCTTGAGGTGACCGGACAGGAGACTGTTGGACAGATCAAGGTAAAATGTCTACAAGTTGGTCAGAACTCATCAGACCTTTTGATCGCTACATGGTCTTTATTTGAATGCAGTGTTATGTGAACCATAGAGGTGAATTCACGTGGAAAGGGCTTAAATTAAATAGCTTATTCTTTGGTGTCTCCTAGGCCCACGTCCAGACTCTGGAGGGTCTCCTGGTTGAGGATCAGGTGCTGTTGCTTGCTGGGTGCCCACTGGAGGATGATGCCTGTCTGGCATCCTGTGGTGTCTCAGAGCACTGCACCCTGGAGGTGGCTGGCAGGCTGCTGGGAGGTCGGTACACAAATGCAACACACAACTGTAGGAAGTGGTCAATGTAAACTTGACAGTAGTGTATTGAATATGTTCAATGATGCTGGAAATGTGTGgagttttgtttgaaatgaggACTTGGTCAGTCATCCACCCACC
Above is a genomic segment from Pempheris klunzingeri isolate RE-2024b chromosome 18, fPemKlu1.hap1, whole genome shotgun sequence containing:
- the prpf39 gene encoding pre-mRNA-processing factor 39 isoform X1, with amino-acid sequence MEDTGLQFSDDTNTGMLDTESPAMESNGDAFLPDLPVLGQTADWSMDQVAPEPISNILPEDSDASQDVLGEQQQPNQHMSSTELGSVEKAVEQFQLASAQLFQEEQPPPPPPPQPAEEPPQPSEHKTESEPQQYNEEMSVEPQDAVQDGSQDETVAPQLTEDGMELEEPSKDTTDSTVPTEPQPPSEFERLFKGCEENPEDFNGWVYLLQHVEQENVLTAVRKAFDVFFLHYPYCYGYWKKYADIEKKHDNIQVAEEVYRRGLQAIPLSVDLWLHYLTYIKENSDPSDPETEGRIRAAYEHAVLAAGTDFRSDRLWESFINWETEQQKLDNVTAVYDRILGIPTQLYSQHFQRFKDHVQNNNPKHSLSEEEFVQLRLELSKASLMAMICEDGEMPAAQEDLPPGTDDLQDPAKRVTEIENMRHKVIEVRQEVFNHNEHEVSKRWAFEEGIKRPYFHVKALEKTQLNNWKEYLDFEIENGTPERVVVLFERCLIACALYEEFWTKYAKYLEGYSIDGVRHVYKKACTIHLPKKPSIHLLWAAFEEQQGNVEEARGILKSLEASVPGLAMVRLRRVSLERRHGNLDEAEALLREAMESAKTATETSFYAVKLARQQMKVQKSLSKARKVLLDAIEKDQTNPKLYLNLLELEYSGDVTQNEAEILACFDRALNSPMPLESRLLFCQRKVEFLEDFGSDINALVAAYEEHQKLQKESEPSKRKAENGYDSSQEPEAKRQRVDDSSAVATNAMTDAQNNSAYNYNWYQQQYGAWGQNSWGQYNQYAQYNQYYPPPPT
- the prpf39 gene encoding pre-mRNA-processing factor 39 isoform X2, which produces MEDTGLQFSDDTNTGMLDTESPAMESNGDAFLPDLPVLGQTADWSMDQVAPEPISNILPEDSDASQDVLGEQQQPNQHMSSTELGSVEKAVEQFQLASAQLFQEEQPPPPPPPQPAEEPPQPSEHKTESEPQQYNEEMSVEPQDAVQDGSQDETVAPQLTEDGMELEEPSKDTTDSTVPTEPQPPSEFERLFKGCEENPEDFNGWVYLLQHVEQENVLTAVRKAFDVFFLHYPYCYGYWKKYADIEKKHDNIQVAEEVYRRGLQAIPLSVDLWLHYLTYIKENSDPSDPETEGRIRAAYEHAVLAAGTDFRSDRLWESFINWETEQQKLDNVTAVYDRILGIPTQLYSQHFQRFKDHVQNNNPKHSLSEEEFVQLRLELSKASLMAMICEDGEMPAAQEDLPPGTDDLQDPAKRVTEIENMRHKVIEVRQEVFNHNEHEVSKRWAFEEGIKRPYFHVKALEKTQLNNWKEYLDFEIENGTPERVVVLFERCLIACALYEEFWTKYAKYLEGYSIDGVRHVYKKACTIHLPKKPSIHLLWAAFEEQQGNVEEARGILKSLEASVPGLAMVRLRRVSLERRHGNLDEAEALLREAMESAKTATETSFYAVKLARQQMKVQKSLSKARKVLLDAIEKDQTNPKLYLNLLELEYSGDVTQNEAEILACFDRALNSPMPLESRLLFCQRKVEFLEDFGSDINALVAAYEEHQKLQKESEPSKRKAENGYDSSQEPEAKRQRVDDSSAVATNAMTDAQNNSAYNYNWYQQYGAWGQNSWGQYNQYAQYNQYYPPPPT
- the prpf39 gene encoding pre-mRNA-processing factor 39 isoform X3; amino-acid sequence: MEDTGLQFSDDTNTGMLDTESPAMESNGDAFLPDLPVLGQTADWSMDQVAPEPISNILPEDSDASQDVLGEQQQPNQHMSSTELGSVEKAVEQFQLASAQLFQEEQPPPPPPPQPAEEPPQPSEHKTESEPQQYNEEMSVEPQDAVQDGSQDETVAPQLTEDGMELEEPSKDTTDSTVPTEPQPPSEFERLFKGCEENPEDFNGWVYLLQHVEQENVLTAVRKAFDVFFLHYPYCYGYWKKYADIEKKHDNIQVAEEVYRRGLQAIPLSVDLWLHYLTYIKENSDPSDPETEGRIRAAYEHAVLAAGTDFRSDRLWESFINWETEQQKLDNVTAVYDRILGIPTQLYSQHFQRFKDHVQNNNPKHSLSEEEFVQLRLELSKASLMAMICEDGEMPAAQEDLPPGTDDLQDPAKRVTEIENMRHKVIEVRQEVFNHNEHEVSKRWAFEEGIKRPYFHVKALEKTQLNNWKEYLDFEIENGTPERVVVLFERCLIACALYEEFWTKYAKYLEGYSIDGVRHVYKKACTIHLPKKPSIHLLWAAFEEQQGNVEEARGILKSLEASVPGLAMVRLRRVSLERRHGNLDEAEALLREAMESAKTATETSFYAVKLARQQMKVQKSLSKARKVLLDAIEKDQTNPKLYLNLLELEYSGDVTQNEAEILACFDRALNSPMPLESRLLFCQRKVEFLEDFGSDINALVAAYEEHQKLQKESEPSKRKAENGSQEPEAKRQRVDDSSAVATNAMTDAQNNSAYNYNWYQQQYGAWGQNSWGQYNQYAQYNQYYPPPPT
- the prpf39 gene encoding pre-mRNA-processing factor 39 isoform X4 — encoded protein: MEDTGLQFSDDTNTGMLDTESPAMESNGDAFLPDLPVLGQTADWSMDQVAPEPISNILPEDSDASQDVLGEQQQPNQHMSSTELGSVEKAVEQFQLASAQLFQEEQPPPPPPPQPAEEPPQPSEHKTESEPQQYNEEMSVEPQDAVQDGSQDETVAPQLTEDGMELEEPSKDTTDSTVPTEPQPPSEFERLFKGCEENPEDFNGWVYLLQHVEQENVLTAVRKAFDVFFLHYPYCYGYWKKYADIEKKHDNIQVAEEVYRRGLQAIPLSVDLWLHYLTYIKENSDPSDPETEGRIRAAYEHAVLAAGTDFRSDRLWESFINWETEQQKLDNVTAVYDRILGIPTQLYSQHFQRFKDHVQNNNPKHSLSEEEFVQLRLELSKASLMAMICEDGEMPAAQEDLPPGTDDLQDPAKRVTEIENMRHKVIEVRQEVFNHNEHEVSKRWAFEEGIKRPYFHVKALEKTQLNNWKEYLDFEIENGTPERVVVLFERCLIACALYEEFWTKYAKYLEGYSIDGVRHVYKKACTIHLPKKPSIHLLWAAFEEQQGNVEEARGILKSLEASVPGLAMVRLRRVSLERRHGNLDEAEALLREAMESAKTATETSFYAVKLARQQMKVQKSLSKARKVLLDAIEKDQTNPKLYLNLLELEYSGDVTQNEAEILACFDRALNSPMPLESRLLFCQRKVEFLEDFGSDINALVAAYEEHQKLQKESEPSKRKAENGSQEPEAKRQRVDDSSAVATNAMTDAQNNSAYNYNWYQQYGAWGQNSWGQYNQYAQYNQYYPPPPT
- the faua gene encoding FAU ubiquitin like and ribosomal protein S30 fusion a, whose amino-acid sequence is MQLFLRAQNTHTLEVTGQETVGQIKAHVQTLEGLLVEDQVLLLAGCPLEDDACLASCGVSEHCTLEVAGRLLGGKVHGSLARAGKVRGQTPKVDKQEKKKKKTGRAKRRIQYNRRFVNVVPTFGKKKGPNANS